One part of the Filimonas effusa genome encodes these proteins:
- a CDS encoding outer membrane beta-barrel protein, which yields MTDHHLFDDFVRAKLADHKAPVPGGLWDKIEAATAAEKKRKTGWARIPAAYRAAALLILCAGASALVFWPRPESGSVKPGMTQNETAGVKVGPHHSSAADNLHLSTPEGNNTAPAPDGAVVAGSDNNAIAPGIATENKAGSANTVSVPSSNKPAAGSSAGKRARVATNAAPYAGRPGSAGQIANGNEGINKQNSTIAAAGSRRDNAATGLQRGNAAADLRRDNAATGLRRGNAAADLRRGNAATGLQRGNAAADLQHGNAATGLQRGNAANMHTGGSYNVLNSGSAIEETQAVPTAFNFLPAEMISLKRLSLGSSNSLRQLLDSRSAMMPVIRCPSVRNSIPTDLYLEAYVSPDMPLKQTSANYGGSTYLERKDSSQRLQTSFTAGVRISKGLTENIFLKTGLQYTQINEHFNYRQENERKQVTVITTHTITRPQGDTVLRDTSSYEQIGYLQKRTHNKYKSIDIPVLFSYEWGNDQWRFAANVGAIVNLHSWYAGELLDTSFQAVSIKKDNNEVYKSNIGLGLYAGFSIIKPVAERMDLFAEPYFRYNLSDMTKPGQSFNQRLHNAGLSLGIRYRLNGGQRF from the coding sequence ATGACAGACCACCACTTGTTTGACGATTTTGTTAGAGCGAAACTGGCCGACCACAAGGCACCGGTTCCGGGTGGGCTATGGGACAAAATAGAGGCTGCGACGGCTGCCGAGAAAAAGCGTAAAACAGGCTGGGCCCGTATTCCTGCGGCCTACCGTGCAGCAGCGCTACTTATTTTGTGTGCCGGAGCCAGCGCGCTGGTATTCTGGCCACGTCCTGAATCCGGTTCCGTTAAGCCGGGAATGACACAAAATGAAACTGCCGGTGTAAAGGTGGGGCCGCACCACTCTTCTGCTGCGGATAACCTTCATTTGAGCACACCTGAAGGAAACAATACCGCTCCTGCTCCCGACGGCGCTGTAGTTGCTGGATCTGACAACAACGCTATAGCACCTGGCATTGCTACTGAAAACAAAGCCGGCAGCGCCAATACGGTGTCCGTGCCATCTAGCAATAAACCGGCGGCTGGCTCAAGTGCAGGCAAACGCGCCAGGGTTGCCACCAATGCTGCTCCCTATGCAGGGCGACCTGGTTCTGCCGGGCAAATAGCGAATGGCAATGAAGGAATAAACAAACAAAACAGTACTATAGCAGCAGCTGGTTCGCGGCGCGATAATGCGGCAACTGGTTTGCAACGCGGGAATGCAGCAGCTGACTTGCGACGCGATAATGCGGCAACCGGTTTGCGGCGCGGTAATGCAGCAGCTGATTTGCGGCGCGGGAATGCGGCAACCGGTTTGCAGCGCGGGAATGCAGCAGCTGATTTGCAGCATGGGAATGCGGCAACTGGTTTGCAGCGTGGGAATGCAGCAAATATGCATACAGGCGGCAGTTATAACGTGCTTAACAGCGGTAGTGCAATTGAGGAGACGCAGGCTGTACCTACGGCCTTTAATTTTCTGCCGGCGGAAATGATCTCTTTGAAACGACTTTCGTTGGGCAGCAGCAACAGCCTTCGCCAGTTGCTTGACAGCAGATCGGCAATGATGCCTGTTATCCGTTGTCCCTCGGTACGCAATAGTATTCCTACCGATCTATATCTTGAAGCGTATGTTTCGCCCGATATGCCGCTGAAACAAACATCGGCTAATTATGGCGGCAGCACTTACCTGGAACGTAAAGACAGCAGCCAGCGTTTACAAACCTCCTTTACCGCAGGGGTGCGGATAAGCAAGGGGCTCACTGAAAATATTTTCCTGAAAACGGGATTGCAGTACACGCAAATAAACGAGCATTTCAACTACCGCCAGGAAAATGAAAGGAAGCAGGTAACCGTTATCACCACTCATACCATTACGCGTCCGCAGGGCGACACCGTATTGAGGGATACCAGCAGTTATGAACAAATTGGTTATTTGCAGAAACGTACCCATAACAAGTACAAAAGCATCGATATTCCTGTATTATTCAGCTACGAGTGGGGTAATGATCAATGGCGCTTTGCAGCAAACGTTGGTGCTATCGTAAACCTTCATAGCTGGTATGCGGGAGAGTTGCTGGATACATCGTTCCAGGCGGTATCGATAAAGAAGGATAACAATGAGGTTTATAAAAGCAATATAGGGCTTGGACTGTATGCGGGTTTCAGCATCATAAAACCTGTGGCAGAGCGTATGGACCTGTTTGCTGAGCCTTATTTCCGGTATAATTTAAGCGATATGACCAAACCGGGGCAATCGTTTAACCAGCGTTTACATAATGCGGGGTTATCGTTGGGCATCCGTTATCGTTTAAACGGGGGGCAGCGCTTTTAG